The Stackebrandtia nassauensis DSM 44728 genome includes the window AACGACATGACCGAGGCGGCGATGTCGCTGCGCCCGCAGCTGCGCGAGATCCTCACCGCCGGGGCCGACGACGGCGCTCTGGCGGCGCTGCTGTCGGGTTCCGGCCCCACGACGCTGTTCCTGGCCCGCGACGTCCACCACGCCACCGCGCTGGCGGGACGGCTGCGTATGCGACGGCTGGCCCGCGAGGTGCACTGTGTACACGCTCCGGCGTTCGTGAGCGTCGGCTTAAGCCCTGCTCAGCCCGGCTAAGCCTGAGCGGTCGCGGCGATGGTAGCGCTCACGAGCCAGCCGGTGCGCTTCCCGCAGCAGATCCTCGACGGTCGCTGTGGTCTCCGCGTCGGGGTTGACGACGCACAGCCAGCCCATCCGGCCGTAGACCGGGTGCGGCAGCACCGTGTCGGTCGCGGCGAAGTCGAGACCGTCGGTGTCGGTTTCCTTTGGGCTGCTGCCGATCCAGCTGATGTACGCGGGAGTTCCGGCGGCGATGTTGACGCGGAACGTGTCGGGCCGGTCCAGGTCGGACGCCTTGTCCTGTTGATAGTCCTTGGTGACGACGGTGGCGAACGGCTGCGTCCTGGGCACCACGCCGTCGGGCGCGTAGTAGAAGAACACGTCACCCCAGGCCACCTCGGGACTGCCGTCGCCGGGACCGGGTTTCAGGGTCAGTACGCCACCGAGGTTCTCGACGTGGCCGATAATCTTGTCGATGTCCATGGATCCAGCGTTTCATTCAAGTGCTTATGGAGACTTTTTCACCGATTACCAGCGGGGATGCCATGAAAAGTCGCAAGTCGGGGTTGCGGACGGTCGACGTGGCGCGCGGCGCGGGCTACTCGGTGCAGCAGGTGCGGATCCTGGAACGCGACGGCGTGCTGCCGCCGGTGGAGCGCACCGCGAGCGGCTACCGGATCTACGCCGAGGCCCACGTCCAAGCGGCGATCGCCTACCGCGAGCTCGCGGCCGGGCTCGGCCCGGTCGACGCGAAACAGCTGATGCGAACCGCGCTGAACCGGCCGACGGCCGAACTGCTGGCCAGCCTGGACGCCGAGCACGCGGATCTGCACGCCGAGCGTCGGCGGCTGCGACTCGCCAGGAAGGCCGCCGAGTCGATCACCGCCGAACCGCTCGACGACGTGCGGCCCTCGGACGTGATGAGCATCGGTGAACTCGCCGAGGCCCTCGGCGTGCGGGCCTCGACGTTGCGGCATTGGGAATACGAGGGGCTGGTCGCCCCGGATCGCACCGTCGGTCGGCGGGTCCGCAGCTATTCGCCCGCCGCGGTGCGCGACGCGAGGATCGCGCACCAGCTGCGGCTGGCCGGGTACCGCATCGACGCGTTGCGGACCCTGATTCCGCAGCTGAGCACCACCCGCGACCACGACGAGGTCCTCAAGGGACTGAGTGCTCGCGATTCCCGGCTCGACGAACGTTCCCGGGCGCTGCTGCACGGCACCGCCGCGCTCGTCGCCATGAACCTCGTGTGAGGCTGGCACGCCAGGGCCCGGCTCAGGTCGACGTCGCCACGAGCTCGACCTCGAACCCGTCCTGATCCTCCAGGTACGCGGCGAAGTGCTGTTCGCCGCCCGCGTACGGATGCCGGTCGGCGAACAGCAACGTCCAGCCGTGTCGCGCCGCTTCGGCGACCAGCCGCTCGACCTCGGCCTCACCGTCGACGTGAAAAGCCAGATGGTTGAGCCCCGGCGCGCGACGGTCGTGGGTGTCGCCGGTCAGGGCCGTCGACTGCTCCATGACCAGGTACGTGGGCCCGAGCCGCCAACTGCGTCCGCTCGGCCAGCTGTGGAACCGCTGGTAGCCCAACGACTCCAGCAGCCAGCCCAGCGAGGCGGCCGATCGTTCCAGGTCGGGTACCCACAGTTCGACATGGTGCAGCACGCCGGTGATGGATGTGTCCACAGTCGCCACGCTACCGGGTCGCCGTGGTCCCTATTCGACCGTCACCGACTTGGCCAGGTTGCGGGGCTGGTCGAT containing:
- a CDS encoding DUF6194 family protein — translated: MDIDKIIGHVENLGGVLTLKPGPGDGSPEVAWGDVFFYYAPDGVVPRTQPFATVVTKDYQQDKASDLDRPDTFRVNIAAGTPAYISWIGSSPKETDTDGLDFAATDTVLPHPVYGRMGWLCVVNPDAETTATVEDLLREAHRLARERYHRRDRSGLAGLSRA
- a CDS encoding MerR family transcriptional regulator, giving the protein MKSRKSGLRTVDVARGAGYSVQQVRILERDGVLPPVERTASGYRIYAEAHVQAAIAYRELAAGLGPVDAKQLMRTALNRPTAELLASLDAEHADLHAERRRLRLARKAAESITAEPLDDVRPSDVMSIGELAEALGVRASTLRHWEYEGLVAPDRTVGRRVRSYSPAAVRDARIAHQLRLAGYRIDALRTLIPQLSTTRDHDEVLKGLSARDSRLDERSRALLHGTAALVAMNLV
- a CDS encoding VOC family protein, with amino-acid sequence MDTSITGVLHHVELWVPDLERSAASLGWLLESLGYQRFHSWPSGRSWRLGPTYLVMEQSTALTGDTHDRRAPGLNHLAFHVDGEAEVERLVAEAARHGWTLLFADRHPYAGGEQHFAAYLEDQDGFEVELVATST